One window from the genome of Nocardioides conyzicola encodes:
- a CDS encoding sigma-70 family RNA polymerase sigma factor, translated as MSAPSLQIPTSTDAGESGAGETVDAALDAALEIFLSERTRLFRIAHRVTGDQMSAEDVVQEAWLRWQRTDRRVIKNPAAFLTTTTTHLAINVIQSARHRHETFAEPPLAELADPEQDPTAHAEQTCAVEETLLVLMSRLSPAELAAYLLRKGFEYPYVAIATLLRTTSANARQLVRRAQQRVDGDRVRTVDADAHRQLVAAFLTAARTGDRQTLEGILGHDARPTTRTHQRPPVRPGHPPARPRLA; from the coding sequence ATGTCCGCGCCAAGTCTGCAGATCCCGACCTCGACCGATGCGGGGGAGAGTGGGGCTGGCGAGACCGTGGATGCCGCACTCGACGCGGCGCTCGAGATCTTCCTCTCCGAACGCACGCGTCTCTTCCGCATCGCGCACCGGGTCACCGGGGACCAGATGAGTGCCGAGGACGTGGTCCAGGAAGCATGGTTGCGCTGGCAGCGCACGGACCGTCGGGTGATCAAGAACCCCGCCGCGTTCCTGACCACGACCACTACCCACCTGGCGATCAACGTGATCCAGTCGGCGCGGCACCGTCACGAGACGTTCGCGGAGCCGCCACTCGCGGAGCTCGCCGACCCGGAACAGGATCCGACTGCGCACGCGGAGCAGACCTGTGCGGTGGAGGAGACGCTGCTGGTCCTGATGAGCCGGTTGAGCCCGGCCGAGCTCGCGGCGTACCTGCTGCGCAAGGGTTTCGAGTATCCCTACGTCGCGATCGCGACGTTGCTCCGGACCACCAGCGCCAACGCACGCCAGCTCGTACGGCGCGCCCAGCAGCGCGTCGACGGCGATCGCGTGCGCACCGTCGACGCCGATGCCCACCGTCAGCTCGTGGCCGCCTTCCTGACGGCTGCACGGACCGGTGACCGGCAGACCCTGGAGGGCATCCTCGGCCACGACGCGCGACCGACGACGCGCACCCACCAGCGGCCGCCCGTGCGACCCGGCCACCCGCCTGCGCGCCCCCGGCTTGCGTGA
- a CDS encoding helix-turn-helix transcriptional regulator, translating to MSATPLPNLVGRHHERAVLDDVLGGLRAGESAVCVIRGEAGIGKSVLLEYVAAQASGVTVARAQGIEADMELAWASLHQLCAPFLGAVDALPEPQRDALQVAFGMAAGDPPDRFLVGLAVLTLLTRASETRPVLVLVDDAHWLDQVSLQTLEFVARRLLAEAIAMIFTVRDPEGAGALVGLSELRVSGLDKQAAGDLLVTSVEGRMEPRVRDRLVAETHGNPLALLELSRGRTAAELAYGLDAADPTSVSTRVEQDYARRLEALPEATRTLLLVAAAEPVGDARLLLRAAELLGITPDAAPAKAAGLIEFGESVRFRHPLARSAAYRGADPERRREVHRALAEATDPVLEPDRRAWHAAQASDRPDEEVALGLEQAADRARQRGGIAAEAVLLERAASLTPDPWQRGRRALAAAEAHFSAAAPERATELAALAGLCPLGPLDRARLARLRARMLFGRSRSDEAAPLLLDAAAQFAAEGSPLARETYLEAISATVFAGRLHGSHGARAAAIAARASGAPPSGSEPADLLLDGVATLLADGDELGVPALVRSFEPFAHEELTSRDATMRWLLSVPVALESFIHHRWDLPAWDVLSARAVRLARDVGALSALPPALIYYGGVQIHYGDFAAANRMIEEADAIATATGQAPHRYASLVLAAWQGDEQAATGIFEDARISATEHGEVSLLGVTGYVQGVLYNGLGRYEEALAAARTGIDHDGYNFTGLSLVEHVEAAVHCGELGQAQESLARLARLTKAADTGWARGILARSQALLTEDDGETDQLYRTAIDELSLDRVTVEVARTHLIYGEWLRRTRRRADARDQLRTAHRMFDDMRSAAFAERARRELLATGEHVRTRGAEPEARLTPQEAQIATLAASGLTNPKIGAELFLSPHTVEWHLRKVYTKLDISSRRELAAALAAPGADGVQAPTSA from the coding sequence ATGAGCGCAACCCCGCTGCCGAATCTGGTCGGTCGACACCACGAGCGTGCGGTGCTCGATGACGTGCTGGGTGGACTGCGTGCGGGCGAGTCGGCGGTGTGCGTGATCCGTGGGGAGGCCGGGATCGGCAAGTCCGTCCTGCTCGAGTATGTCGCAGCGCAGGCCTCCGGGGTGACGGTCGCACGCGCACAGGGCATCGAGGCCGACATGGAGCTCGCCTGGGCGAGCCTGCATCAGCTGTGCGCGCCGTTCCTCGGTGCTGTCGACGCGCTGCCCGAACCACAGCGCGACGCGCTCCAGGTCGCCTTCGGGATGGCGGCGGGCGACCCGCCCGACCGGTTCCTCGTCGGGCTTGCCGTGCTCACGTTGCTGACCCGCGCCTCGGAGACCCGACCGGTCCTGGTCCTCGTCGACGACGCCCACTGGCTCGACCAGGTCTCGTTGCAGACACTGGAGTTCGTGGCCCGTCGGCTGCTGGCCGAGGCCATTGCGATGATCTTCACCGTCCGCGACCCGGAGGGTGCAGGCGCGCTGGTAGGGCTCTCCGAGCTGCGGGTCAGCGGCCTCGACAAGCAGGCCGCCGGCGACCTGCTGGTGACGTCCGTCGAGGGCCGCATGGAGCCACGCGTCCGCGACCGGCTCGTCGCGGAGACGCACGGGAACCCGCTCGCTCTCCTGGAGCTCTCCCGGGGGCGGACTGCTGCGGAGCTCGCCTACGGCCTGGACGCCGCGGACCCGACCTCGGTGTCGACCCGGGTCGAGCAGGACTACGCACGCCGTCTTGAGGCGCTGCCGGAGGCGACGCGCACCCTGCTGCTCGTCGCAGCAGCGGAACCGGTCGGTGACGCTCGCCTGCTGCTGCGAGCGGCCGAGCTCCTCGGCATCACCCCCGACGCGGCACCTGCGAAGGCCGCCGGGCTCATCGAGTTCGGCGAGTCGGTCCGGTTCCGGCACCCCCTGGCGCGCTCCGCGGCGTATCGGGGGGCCGATCCGGAGCGGCGCCGCGAGGTGCATCGAGCGCTCGCCGAGGCCACCGACCCCGTGCTGGAGCCCGACCGCCGGGCGTGGCATGCCGCCCAGGCCTCGGACCGACCGGACGAGGAGGTCGCGCTCGGGCTGGAGCAGGCCGCCGACCGGGCCCGCCAGCGTGGCGGCATCGCGGCGGAGGCCGTCCTGCTCGAACGCGCTGCGTCGCTCACACCGGACCCGTGGCAGCGTGGCCGTCGGGCCCTCGCGGCCGCGGAGGCGCACTTCTCGGCAGCGGCGCCCGAGCGTGCGACCGAGCTCGCAGCGCTCGCGGGCCTGTGCCCGCTCGGCCCACTCGACCGCGCTCGCCTTGCCCGGTTGCGAGCCCGGATGCTCTTCGGTCGGAGCCGGAGCGACGAGGCGGCGCCGCTCCTCCTCGACGCCGCCGCGCAGTTCGCGGCCGAGGGGTCACCGCTCGCCCGTGAGACGTACCTCGAGGCCATCAGCGCCACGGTGTTCGCCGGGAGGCTGCACGGTTCGCACGGCGCCCGAGCCGCGGCGATCGCGGCGCGTGCCTCCGGCGCACCTCCCTCTGGCTCCGAGCCTGCCGACCTGCTCCTCGACGGCGTCGCCACGTTGCTGGCCGACGGGGACGAGCTGGGTGTCCCGGCGCTGGTGCGCTCCTTCGAGCCGTTCGCCCACGAGGAGCTCACCAGCCGCGACGCGACGATGCGGTGGTTGCTCTCCGTACCGGTCGCGCTCGAGTCGTTCATTCACCACCGCTGGGACCTTCCGGCCTGGGACGTGCTCTCCGCCCGAGCGGTGCGGCTGGCCCGCGACGTCGGGGCGCTGAGTGCGCTCCCGCCTGCTCTCATCTACTACGGCGGCGTGCAGATCCACTACGGCGACTTCGCCGCGGCCAACCGCATGATCGAGGAGGCCGACGCGATCGCGACGGCGACCGGCCAGGCACCTCATCGGTACGCATCCCTGGTGCTGGCCGCCTGGCAGGGCGACGAGCAGGCCGCGACCGGGATCTTCGAGGACGCGCGGATCAGCGCCACCGAGCACGGTGAGGTCTCACTGCTCGGCGTGACCGGCTACGTCCAGGGTGTGTTGTACAACGGTCTGGGCAGGTACGAGGAGGCGCTGGCCGCCGCTCGAACGGGCATCGACCACGACGGGTACAACTTCACCGGTCTGTCGCTGGTCGAGCACGTCGAGGCAGCGGTCCACTGCGGCGAGCTCGGCCAGGCGCAGGAGTCCCTGGCCCGTCTCGCCCGGCTGACCAAGGCCGCCGACACGGGCTGGGCCCGCGGCATCCTGGCCCGCAGCCAAGCCCTCCTCACGGAGGACGACGGGGAGACGGACCAGCTCTACCGCACGGCGATCGATGAGCTGAGCCTGGACCGGGTGACGGTCGAGGTCGCGCGCACCCACCTCATCTACGGCGAGTGGTTGCGGCGCACCCGTCGGCGGGCAGACGCGCGCGACCAGCTCAGGACCGCGCACCGCATGTTCGACGACATGCGGTCCGCGGCCTTCGCCGAGCGCGCTCGACGCGAGCTCCTCGCCACCGGTGAGCACGTCCGGACCCGGGGCGCCGAGCCGGAGGCCCGGCTGACTCCCCAGGAGGCGCAGATCGCGACCCTGGCCGCCAGCGGGCTGACCAACCCGAAGATCGGGGCCGAGCTCTTCCTCAGCCCGCACACCGTCGAGTGGCACCTGCGCAAGGTCTACACGAAGCTCGACATCAGCTCGCGTCGCGAGCTGGCCGCGGCCCTCGCGGCACCGGGCGCCGACGGCGTCCAGGCACCGACCTCCGCCTGA
- a CDS encoding FAD-binding protein, which produces MTREHQLATSVLVVGTGGAGLRAAIEVAEAGVAVLAVGRPRVEDTAAPPTSEGVSAALAHADPRDTWEQHAADTLRESGLLADPRAVQTIARNAVRAVHDAERLGMRFDRQPDGRIAQRRSGAHSYRRTAFAGDRTGGELLDALRGYAERAGVPLLSTCSVTRLLVDHGSVFGAYGFDLVDGSRYLLHADAVILAAGGHTRIWRRTTARRGDPAGDSFRLAAEAGVRLRDAELVQFHPFGLLGPEHAAGTVVSEAARGEGAVLLNNLGERFLSRYDPERIERAGRDLVARASYTEIAEGRGTHAGGVWLDLSHLPRANILSRLPQVHELVLELQGLDVSRDPIEVAPTAYYSMGGARVRPEDNGTEVEGLFVVGEGASGVHGANRLGGNSLLELLVHGRTAGRAAVEHSARLTAHRRSLGAVRDAEADVDGVYAAGGTQNVQALLREVRDLMTEHAGAVRNESGLLAGLDRLDEVVDREADLGVHIDISGYHAVAHAFDLRSAALAARATLESALERRESRGCHQRSDHPDPDPELRVNLVWSPTEGVRREPVQPIPTDIAARMREVPVDATLQD; this is translated from the coding sequence ATGACACGTGAACACCAGCTCGCCACCTCGGTCCTGGTGGTGGGTACCGGGGGTGCCGGTCTCCGGGCCGCCATCGAGGTGGCCGAGGCGGGTGTCGCCGTGCTCGCCGTCGGTCGCCCGAGGGTCGAGGACACCGCGGCACCGCCCACGTCGGAAGGGGTCAGCGCCGCTCTGGCGCATGCAGACCCTCGGGACACGTGGGAGCAGCACGCCGCCGACACCTTGCGGGAGAGCGGCCTGCTCGCCGACCCACGCGCCGTGCAGACCATCGCCCGCAATGCCGTGCGAGCCGTCCACGATGCCGAGCGTCTCGGGATGCGCTTCGACCGGCAGCCGGACGGTCGGATCGCCCAGCGCAGGTCCGGCGCCCACAGCTACCGGCGGACCGCGTTCGCCGGCGACCGGACGGGAGGCGAGCTCCTGGACGCGCTCCGTGGGTACGCCGAGCGGGCGGGTGTCCCGCTCCTGTCGACCTGCTCGGTCACCCGCCTGCTCGTCGACCACGGCTCCGTCTTCGGCGCCTACGGCTTCGACCTCGTCGACGGGTCCCGCTACCTCCTACACGCCGATGCCGTGATCCTCGCCGCCGGTGGCCACACCCGGATCTGGCGTCGCACGACGGCCCGACGCGGTGACCCCGCGGGAGACTCGTTCCGGCTGGCGGCCGAAGCTGGTGTGCGGCTCCGTGACGCCGAGCTCGTGCAGTTCCACCCGTTCGGTCTGCTCGGCCCCGAGCACGCGGCGGGCACCGTGGTCAGTGAGGCGGCGCGCGGCGAGGGTGCGGTGCTCCTCAACAACCTCGGCGAGCGCTTCTTGAGCCGCTACGACCCCGAGCGCATCGAGCGCGCCGGTCGGGACCTCGTGGCTCGGGCGTCGTACACGGAGATAGCCGAAGGGCGAGGAACTCACGCAGGCGGCGTGTGGCTCGACCTGTCCCACCTCCCCCGGGCGAACATCCTGAGCCGACTGCCCCAGGTCCATGAGCTCGTGCTCGAGCTGCAGGGGCTCGACGTGTCCCGCGACCCGATCGAGGTCGCGCCGACGGCGTACTACTCGATGGGCGGTGCCCGGGTCAGGCCGGAGGACAACGGCACCGAGGTGGAGGGGCTGTTCGTCGTCGGCGAGGGCGCCAGCGGCGTGCACGGCGCCAACCGGCTCGGTGGCAACTCCCTCCTGGAGCTGCTCGTCCACGGCCGGACAGCCGGCCGGGCCGCGGTCGAGCACTCGGCACGGCTCACCGCACACCGACGGTCCCTCGGAGCGGTCCGCGATGCCGAGGCCGACGTCGACGGGGTTTACGCCGCCGGTGGGACCCAGAACGTGCAGGCCCTCCTCCGCGAGGTCCGTGACCTGATGACCGAGCACGCGGGCGCCGTCCGAAACGAGTCGGGGCTCCTGGCGGGGCTCGACCGGCTGGACGAGGTGGTCGACCGCGAAGCCGACCTCGGGGTGCACATCGACATCAGCGGCTACCACGCCGTCGCGCACGCCTTCGACCTTCGCTCGGCGGCTCTCGCGGCACGCGCGACCTTGGAGTCTGCGCTCGAGCGGCGGGAGAGCCGAGGCTGCCACCAGCGCTCCGATCACCCGGATCCCGACCCAGAGCTGCGCGTCAACCTGGTGTGGTCACCGACCGAAGGCGTGCGCCGAGAGCCCGTCCAGCCGATCCCGACCGACATCGCCGCGAGGATGCGAGAGGTCCCGGTCGACGCGACGCTGCAGGATTAG
- a CDS encoding GNAT family N-acetyltransferase, translating into MSRVIETPRLELRPWLPADADAASAIYTPQTVSRWLGPDDRLLRTPAVVRRQVAEWSAEDVSSDCVGHWAVGLRFTSAVVGALTLEHAPPGGESLTIGWALAPDAWGHGYATEAGDALVRWAIHEGGVDEVFAIIEPDNTRAKATAERIGMEWVTELGHLADDGRSQVYRIRHEDLDYED; encoded by the coding sequence ATGTCGCGTGTCATCGAGACACCGAGGCTGGAGCTGCGTCCGTGGTTGCCGGCCGACGCCGACGCCGCATCGGCGATCTACACGCCGCAGACCGTCAGTCGCTGGCTCGGTCCGGACGACCGGCTGCTGAGGACGCCTGCGGTGGTGCGCCGGCAGGTGGCGGAGTGGAGTGCCGAGGACGTCTCTTCGGACTGCGTCGGGCACTGGGCGGTCGGCCTACGTTTCACTTCGGCCGTGGTGGGCGCGCTGACCCTCGAGCACGCGCCTCCGGGGGGCGAGAGCCTCACGATCGGCTGGGCTCTGGCGCCCGACGCGTGGGGCCACGGGTACGCGACCGAGGCGGGCGACGCCCTGGTCCGATGGGCCATCCACGAAGGCGGCGTGGACGAGGTGTTCGCGATCATCGAGCCCGACAACACCCGGGCGAAGGCGACGGCCGAGCGCATCGGCATGGAGTGGGTGACCGAGCTCGGGCACCTCGCCGACGACGGCCGCTCCCAGGTGTACCGCATCCGCCACGAGGACCTGGACTACGAGGACTGA
- a CDS encoding alpha/beta hydrolase, whose protein sequence is MTPTARAARRIARRRRLRAAVLLGSLTLGTAVATPTSADAHSADRRATKPTIVLVHGAWADASSWRPVVRRLQAAGYPVVAPANPLRSLASDSAYLDALLETIQGPIVLVGHSYGAAVITNAATDDPDVRALVFVDGSVPAEGETVAELAGPESALSVADPTTIFNFVPGQLPPTADSDVYLKKSTFLKSFATGLTRKRAKSLWATQRPVTLGALNEPSGTPAWDTIPSWYLIGTQDLVIPAAAQRDMAKKAGSTIARFKSGHLGLLTNPTPVTRVITAAVRATR, encoded by the coding sequence ATGACTCCCACCGCCCGCGCTGCCCGGCGCATCGCCCGCCGACGCCGCCTTCGCGCCGCCGTGCTCCTCGGTTCGCTCACGCTCGGCACCGCGGTCGCGACGCCGACCTCCGCCGACGCCCACAGCGCCGACCGCCGAGCCACGAAGCCGACGATCGTCCTCGTCCACGGAGCCTGGGCCGACGCCTCCAGCTGGAGGCCCGTCGTGCGGCGGCTGCAGGCGGCCGGCTACCCGGTGGTCGCACCCGCCAACCCCTTGCGGTCCCTGGCGTCGGACTCCGCCTACCTCGACGCGCTCCTCGAGACGATCCAGGGGCCGATCGTGCTGGTCGGTCACTCGTACGGCGCCGCGGTCATCACGAACGCCGCGACCGACGACCCCGACGTCCGTGCGCTGGTCTTCGTCGACGGCTCCGTGCCCGCCGAGGGCGAGACGGTGGCCGAGCTCGCCGGTCCCGAGTCCGCACTCTCGGTGGCCGACCCCACCACGATCTTCAACTTCGTGCCGGGGCAGCTGCCCCCGACCGCGGACAGCGACGTCTACCTGAAGAAATCGACCTTCCTGAAGTCGTTCGCGACCGGCCTGACCCGTAAGCGCGCCAAGTCGCTCTGGGCCACCCAGCGACCCGTGACCCTCGGCGCGCTCAACGAGCCGTCTGGCACCCCGGCCTGGGACACGATCCCCAGCTGGTACCTCATCGGCACCCAGGACCTCGTCATCCCGGCCGCCGCGCAGCGCGACATGGCCAAGAAGGCCGGCTCGACGATCGCCCGCTTCAAGAGTGGTCACCTCGGCCTTCTCACCAACCCGACCCCGGTCACCCGGGTCATCACCGCGGCCGTCCGCGCCACCCGCTGA